From one Solea solea chromosome 15, fSolSol10.1, whole genome shotgun sequence genomic stretch:
- the wbp1la gene encoding WW domain binding protein 1-like a, translating into MVSPKFTVGQETSPTVATEAEARLVCQGVNNQSYICESGHCCGETQCCSYYYELWWFWLVWTLIIILTCCCVCQHWRSKQRFQQQRRQNEINLIAYREAHNNSQLPLYLRFLPTYLLPPYDEVVNRPATPPPPYTPVQAAPAPTDAPEESPCLHSPVSVETDADAALPATPEVTHTFLHSASNNKDSSPGRYRRFTGDSGIEVCDGQELWEQLSFLQREEETEEQEVEPCDHCAPDAADGAEHSHMNDESRDGHTEPQAHR; encoded by the exons GAAACGTCTCCGACGGTGGCCACAGAGGCAGAG GCCAGGTTGGTGTGCCAGGGAGTAAACAACCAGAGCTACATCTGTGAGTCCGGTCATTGCTGTGGAGAGACACAGTGCTGCAGCTACTACTATGAACTGTGGT GGTTTTGGTTGGTGTGGACCCTAATCATTATCCTGACCTGCTGCTGCGTGTGTCAGCACTGGCGTTCCAAGCAGCGCTTCCAGCAGCAGCGCCGGCAGAACGAGATCAACCTCATTGCCTACAGAGAGGCTCATAACAACTCTCAGCTACCCCTCTATCTCA GATTCTTACCGACTTATCTGCTGCCACCCTATGACGAGGTAGTTAACCGACCagccacacctcctcctccatacACCCCTGTCCAGGCAGCACCTGCACCAACAGACGCACCTGAGGAATCGCCCTGCCTCCACTCACCCGTCTCTGTGGAAACTGATGCAGATGCAGCGCTCCCTGCAACTccagaggtcacacacaccTTCCTTCACAGCGCTTCCAACAACAAGGACTCCTCGCCAGGCAGGTACCGGCGATTCACAGGGGATTCTGGGATCGAAGTATGTGATGGTCAGGAGTTGTGGGAACAGTTGAGCTTTTTACAACgagaagaagagacagaggaaCAGGAGGTTGAGCCATGTGATCACTGTGctcctgatgctgctgatggtgCTGAACACAGCCACATGAATGATGAGAGCAGAGATGGACACACAGAGCCTCAGGCTCATAGGTAA